In a genomic window of Nesterenkonia halotolerans:
- a CDS encoding alkaline phosphatase family protein → MSLTLPPPPDYEGAHLRHVMTSAAASLGLEGFENRLGLPAANITVVLMVDGLGDALLARYSGHARFIASAWRQASRASILDVGVPTTTAASLASLGTGTTPGEHGLVGYDVLAPELDRVVNMLGGWDAEVDPARWQPHASVLRRAASAGASVLTASRPKFAESQLTRAVLSGGDFTGSARMDARFTRTAEWIAQQRPAKGAVRQGPAPTQLIYLYVDELDKTGHRYGVDSPQWLSMLEMLDAEAQRFTADLARRYGDQASVLLTADHGMVDIAPERRIDFSAREDLLAGVRHTGGEPRLVQLYAQSETEPGDIAAAWNEEFGDRAWVLTKAQACEAGWFGPVQERVSGRIGDVLVAAYSDIALYHADRVGAGPLEMVGQHGSLTEAERRVPLVQLAGA, encoded by the coding sequence ATGAGTCTGACCCTGCCGCCGCCGCCGGACTACGAGGGCGCCCACCTGCGCCATGTGATGACCTCTGCCGCCGCCTCCCTGGGCCTGGAGGGATTCGAGAACCGGCTCGGGCTGCCAGCGGCGAACATCACGGTGGTCCTGATGGTGGACGGGCTCGGTGATGCGCTGCTGGCCCGCTACTCGGGCCACGCGCGGTTCATCGCCTCTGCCTGGCGGCAGGCGTCGCGCGCCTCGATCCTCGACGTCGGGGTCCCGACGACGACGGCGGCATCTCTGGCTTCGCTGGGCACCGGAACCACTCCCGGTGAGCACGGCCTGGTCGGCTACGACGTGCTCGCCCCGGAGCTGGACCGGGTGGTCAACATGCTTGGGGGCTGGGACGCGGAGGTGGACCCGGCTCGGTGGCAGCCGCATGCCTCGGTGCTGCGGCGCGCCGCGTCCGCCGGCGCCTCCGTGCTCACCGCCTCGCGACCGAAGTTCGCGGAGTCCCAGCTGACCCGGGCGGTGCTCTCCGGCGGTGACTTCACCGGGTCAGCGCGCATGGACGCCCGGTTCACGCGCACCGCGGAATGGATCGCCCAGCAGCGCCCCGCCAAGGGAGCGGTGCGGCAGGGTCCCGCGCCCACGCAGCTCATCTATCTCTATGTGGATGAGCTGGACAAGACAGGTCACCGCTACGGCGTCGACTCTCCGCAATGGCTCTCCATGCTCGAGATGCTCGACGCCGAGGCGCAGCGGTTCACGGCTGATCTGGCCCGGCGCTACGGAGACCAGGCATCGGTGCTGCTCACAGCCGATCACGGGATGGTGGACATCGCCCCCGAGCGCCGCATCGACTTCTCAGCGCGTGAAGACCTGCTTGCAGGAGTGCGGCACACCGGCGGCGAACCACGACTGGTCCAGCTCTACGCGCAGTCGGAGACCGAGCCCGGCGACATCGCCGCCGCGTGGAATGAGGAGTTCGGGGACCGCGCCTGGGTGCTCACCAAGGCTCAGGCCTGCGAGGCCGGGTGGTTCGGTCCGGTCCAGGAGCGGGTCTCCGGCAGGATCGGGGACGTGCTGGTCGCAGCGTACAGCGATATCGCGCTCTATCACGCAGACCGGGTGGGCGCTGGACCGTTGGAGATGGTCGGGCAGCACGGCTCGCTCACCGAAGCCGAACGTCGTGTGCCGCTGGTGCAGCTCGCCGGAGCGTAG
- the sepH gene encoding septation protein SepH, which produces MQHLRIVGVNEGENDPQLILSDDSGHEFALTVDEALRQAAARPTVRPTRSGLSTQPLSPREIQARLRSGATVEQVVAASGLSTAHVERYAGPVQAERAYMAQRAQTTHVAPASAAEAHRVAFGDAPATLAAMVKVRLRAMDVDLSTVSWDAWRREDGLWQITCEFDVDSSTTHGPGIGLKPPAEWVFQAETRHLRAANRWAESLSILGSDASQSDQSSRARRLTAVDTPFNVEDSGRGSRSQTRGSDVTHSPSGSARQSRGSSDPDHARTAERSSTVAAGRFAGSPPRGGEPAPRGEGHEHEDLLEVLRARRGQRLGADAEADDRLALMLNRPDPQDRGTDGGFRSGPARDEGEEHSTVPLPRLRPVADDGASQKNVDEGSVPEDSGHDSLEEGSAHGAEPSGPEDAPAAPGEDAAESGVDAWGFAYDQTQSSPAAHPGDDAASASAERPEASGGDPQLSEEAAVKPRRKPAPRRANMPKWDDILFGSKND; this is translated from the coding sequence ATGCAGCACCTGCGCATCGTCGGGGTCAATGAAGGGGAGAACGATCCGCAGCTCATCCTTTCCGACGACTCGGGTCATGAGTTCGCGCTGACGGTGGACGAGGCGCTGCGCCAGGCCGCAGCCCGGCCGACCGTGCGACCCACCAGATCAGGCCTCTCCACCCAGCCGCTGAGCCCCCGAGAGATCCAGGCACGCCTGCGCTCAGGCGCGACCGTGGAGCAGGTGGTGGCGGCCTCCGGGTTGAGCACCGCTCATGTCGAGCGCTACGCAGGGCCGGTCCAGGCCGAGCGAGCGTACATGGCCCAGCGTGCGCAGACGACGCATGTCGCACCTGCCTCGGCCGCCGAGGCCCACCGGGTGGCCTTTGGGGATGCTCCGGCAACGTTGGCCGCGATGGTCAAGGTCCGGCTCCGTGCGATGGACGTGGACCTGTCCACGGTCAGCTGGGATGCCTGGCGCCGTGAGGATGGGCTCTGGCAGATCACCTGCGAGTTCGACGTCGACTCGTCGACGACGCATGGTCCGGGCATCGGGCTCAAGCCGCCCGCCGAATGGGTCTTCCAGGCGGAGACCCGTCACCTGCGTGCAGCCAATCGATGGGCGGAGTCGCTGAGCATCCTGGGATCTGACGCGTCCCAGAGCGACCAGAGCTCCCGCGCGCGTCGACTCACCGCCGTCGACACCCCTTTCAACGTGGAGGACTCCGGGCGCGGGTCCCGCAGTCAGACACGAGGCTCGGATGTCACGCACTCCCCCTCGGGCAGCGCCCGCCAGTCCCGCGGCAGCTCCGACCCGGACCATGCACGGACGGCTGAACGCAGCTCCACCGTCGCCGCAGGACGCTTCGCCGGCTCTCCGCCCCGCGGCGGAGAGCCCGCACCGCGCGGCGAGGGACACGAGCACGAGGACCTCCTGGAAGTGCTTCGGGCGCGCCGCGGCCAGCGTCTCGGCGCAGACGCGGAGGCAGATGACCGCCTCGCGCTGATGCTCAATCGCCCGGACCCGCAGGATCGCGGTACGGACGGCGGCTTCAGGAGCGGCCCGGCTCGAGACGAGGGTGAGGAGCACTCCACCGTCCCGCTTCCACGGCTTCGCCCTGTCGCCGACGACGGCGCGAGTCAGAAGAATGTCGACGAGGGTTCCGTTCCCGAGGACAGCGGACACGATTCGCTCGAAGAGGGCTCAGCCCACGGTGCGGAGCCCTCGGGTCCCGAGGACGCCCCGGCGGCTCCCGGTGAGGACGCCGCAGAGAGCGGGGTCGATGCCTGGGGCTTCGCCTATGACCAGACACAGTCCTCCCCCGCGGCGCATCCGGGCGATGATGCTGCTTCTGCGTCCGCCGAGCGGCCCGAGGCCTCCGGCGGAGATCCGCAGCTCAGCGAAGAGGCGGCGGTGAAGCCACGCCGAAAGCCTGCTCCCCGGCGTGCGAACATGCCGAAGTGGGACGACATCCTCTTCGGTTCGAAGAACGACTGA
- a CDS encoding DUF4193 domain-containing protein — protein sequence MATDYDAPRKNDDETSEDSIEELKNRNTSRQSSVVDEDETEAAEGFELPGADLSDEELQVRVLPAQSDEFTCSSCFLVRHRSQVAREENGMFFCKDCEG from the coding sequence ATGGCAACTGATTACGACGCGCCGCGGAAGAACGACGACGAGACCAGCGAAGATTCGATCGAAGAGCTGAAGAACCGCAACACCTCGCGTCAGTCCTCCGTGGTGGACGAGGATGAGACCGAGGCAGCGGAAGGGTTCGAGCTCCCCGGAGCCGACCTTTCCGACGAAGAGCTGCAGGTCCGCGTGCTGCCAGCGCAGTCCGATGAGTTCACCTGCTCCTCCTGCTTCCTGGTGCGTCACCGCTCCCAGGTCGCTCGCGAGGAGAACGGGATGTTCTTCTGCAAGGACTGCGAGGGCTGA
- a CDS encoding DUF3093 domain-containing protein has translation MSDTSGLSAEASSHAEQVPAYSEKLWPAWWLWVAGVLLGASISLIFFPISVTFGLITAVIGIALVIFGLVITTPRVEVSEGWLRVGRARIQRVHLGKIVAHTGDAAREQLGPGFDASSYQCIRGWIGPVVTVQILDPQDATPYWIFSTRKPNAVLSALGSREPVQEHGVSFE, from the coding sequence ATGAGTGACACGAGTGGTCTGAGTGCTGAAGCGTCCTCCCACGCGGAGCAGGTTCCCGCGTACAGCGAGAAGCTGTGGCCGGCCTGGTGGCTGTGGGTCGCCGGCGTGCTGCTGGGGGCCTCGATCTCCCTGATCTTCTTCCCGATCAGTGTGACCTTCGGGCTGATCACCGCGGTCATCGGAATCGCGCTGGTGATCTTCGGGCTGGTCATCACCACCCCGCGCGTCGAGGTCTCCGAAGGGTGGCTTCGCGTGGGGCGGGCCCGGATCCAGCGGGTCCATCTCGGCAAGATCGTGGCCCACACCGGCGATGCCGCCCGGGAGCAGCTCGGCCCAGGCTTCGATGCGAGCTCCTACCAGTGCATCCGGGGCTGGATCGGCCCCGTCGTCACCGTGCAGATCCTCGACCCCCAGGACGCGACGCCGTATTGGATCTTCTCTACCAGAAAGCCGAACGCCGTGCTCTCGGCACTGGGCTCAAGAGAGCCCGTGCAAGAGCACGGCGTCAGTTTCGAGTGA
- the dut gene encoding dUTP diphosphatase, with product MNRISVPVRQLDPGLSLPLYSHPGDAGADLLSAEQFTLAPGERRLVPTGIALALPHGWVGLVHPRSGLAVRHGVTVLNAPGTVDAGYRGELKVCLLNTDRHEAVHFERGDRIAQLVLQQVDQADFMPVADLDASARGAGGFGSTGR from the coding sequence GTGAATCGCATCTCAGTCCCCGTCAGACAGCTGGACCCCGGCTTGAGCCTGCCGCTCTACTCCCACCCCGGCGATGCCGGCGCAGACCTGCTCAGTGCAGAGCAGTTCACCCTTGCGCCGGGTGAGCGCCGTCTCGTGCCCACAGGCATCGCACTGGCGCTGCCGCACGGCTGGGTCGGCCTCGTGCACCCGCGCAGCGGCCTCGCCGTTCGCCACGGCGTCACCGTGCTGAACGCACCGGGGACTGTCGACGCTGGGTATCGTGGTGAGCTCAAGGTATGCCTGCTCAACACGGACCGCCACGAGGCGGTCCACTTTGAGCGCGGTGACCGGATCGCCCAGCTGGTTCTGCAGCAGGTCGATCAGGCCGACTTCATGCCCGTGGCCGATCTGGACGCCAGCGCCCGCGGTGCCGGCGGCTTCGGCTCCACCGGGCGATAG
- a CDS encoding DUF3710 domain-containing protein → MLFGKKKTAGSKDATEEVSAPTDTAAAATDGAAPAAASPEESDASTVELHGPRDFSEIDSKKGYLDFGALLIPAAKNQQVRLDIDQKTKRVVALTIMVEQASIQVQPFSAPKSGGTWNEVLEQIQDSVIKQNGKVKQVDGRFGKELAARVPTVLKDGRKGWRVARFIGFEGQRWFLRGVVGGRGAIDASAARAVEELFSKIVVVRGDDPLPPRELLRLQPPEGAKRVAVPRNRAQRRDDAPSPNPAAAPVSNDT, encoded by the coding sequence ATGCTCTTCGGCAAGAAGAAGACAGCAGGATCGAAGGACGCGACCGAAGAGGTCAGCGCGCCCACCGACACAGCGGCGGCCGCAACCGATGGTGCCGCCCCCGCAGCGGCTTCTCCGGAGGAGTCGGACGCGAGCACGGTCGAGCTGCACGGGCCCCGGGACTTCAGCGAGATCGACTCGAAGAAGGGCTACCTCGACTTCGGTGCACTGCTGATTCCGGCGGCGAAGAACCAGCAGGTCCGCCTGGACATCGACCAGAAGACCAAGCGCGTCGTCGCGCTGACCATCATGGTGGAGCAGGCCAGCATCCAGGTCCAGCCCTTCTCGGCGCCCAAGTCGGGCGGCACCTGGAATGAGGTGCTCGAACAGATCCAGGACTCCGTGATCAAGCAGAACGGCAAGGTCAAGCAGGTGGACGGGCGCTTCGGCAAGGAGCTTGCCGCCCGCGTGCCGACAGTTCTCAAGGATGGGCGCAAGGGCTGGCGCGTGGCGCGCTTCATCGGATTCGAGGGCCAGCGCTGGTTCCTTCGCGGCGTCGTAGGTGGCCGTGGAGCGATCGACGCCTCCGCCGCCCGTGCTGTGGAGGAGCTCTTCTCCAAGATCGTCGTGGTCCGCGGAGACGATCCGCTGCCCCCGCGCGAACTTCTCAGGCTGCAGCCCCCGGAGGGCGCCAAGCGGGTCGCCGTTCCGCGCAACCGGGCACAGCGGCGCGATGACGCCCCCAGTCCCAACCCGGCGGCAGCCCCGGTCAGCAATGACACCTGA
- a CDS encoding DUF3159 domain-containing protein produces the protein MTPDSHGQHRPRQVSRDGEMQLKSAAGSRVRTTSDGSLDVMASVGGVRGLIESSLPSVAFLAAFLVTEDLMASLIGSVAVGVAFAVVRVVQKGSLVQSLAGLIGILICAFVAYRSGDARDFYAWGFLINAGYLLAFLVSILVRWPFLGLLFGIVRGEAFEWRKDPVRRRRYALATWILLAVPGLRLLVQLPLYLADDVAGLGTARLVMGIPLYALALWVGWMITRPAVAPPAGPTEPAEPAEQTEPAGDSPRTEGSS, from the coding sequence ATGACACCTGATTCCCACGGGCAGCACCGCCCGCGTCAGGTCTCGCGAGACGGTGAGATGCAGCTCAAGAGCGCAGCCGGGTCTCGGGTCAGGACCACCTCCGACGGTTCCCTGGACGTGATGGCCTCCGTCGGGGGAGTCCGCGGCCTCATCGAGAGCTCGCTTCCCTCGGTGGCCTTCCTGGCGGCCTTCCTGGTGACCGAGGACCTCATGGCCTCGCTGATCGGCTCCGTCGCCGTCGGCGTGGCCTTCGCCGTGGTGCGTGTGGTGCAGAAGGGCTCACTGGTCCAATCGCTGGCTGGGCTCATCGGTATCCTGATCTGCGCCTTCGTCGCCTACCGCTCCGGCGACGCCCGTGACTTCTATGCCTGGGGCTTCCTGATCAACGCCGGCTACCTGCTGGCCTTCCTGGTCTCGATCCTCGTCAGGTGGCCGTTCCTGGGCCTGCTCTTCGGCATCGTGCGCGGAGAGGCCTTCGAGTGGCGCAAAGACCCGGTGCGTCGTCGCCGCTACGCCCTGGCCACCTGGATCCTGCTCGCCGTCCCGGGGCTCCGTCTGCTGGTGCAGCTTCCGCTGTACCTGGCCGACGACGTCGCAGGACTCGGCACCGCCCGCCTCGTCATGGGCATCCCGCTCTACGCGCTGGCCCTGTGGGTCGGCTGGATGATCACCCGTCCTGCCGTTGCGCCGCCCGCCGGGCCGACCGAGCCGGCAGAACCCGCAGAGCAGACCGAGCCCGCAGGTGATTCGCCGCGCACCGAGGGGAGCAGCTGA
- a CDS encoding class I SAM-dependent RNA methyltransferase: MTQTLTLDIGPMAHGGHCVARHEGRVVFVRHAIPGETVRARVTEGGPGAKYWRADVVEVLSPSDYRRRHIWKLADSLRAHENDRLPVGGAEFGHITDQHQRRLKAQVFRDTMQRIGGFSTHDQHLKLATGDGELHVEDVLSEGPYHGLHWRTRVSFAVSAEGALSMKPHRSNELIELRGMPLAVDSIHESGIFGWSFLGAERVDAVAAAAGAEVTLLVQARAGLTEAQREDLCSRLLQLHHREPGIANIVLVTPEPEPTPARGRGRNTPGRRGRGGRARPAAGQDASTDPSPAAPRRASYEVLAGSRTITEPLPLGGSQGATSSVQVQPEDFWQIHRNAPSALVAAVHAMADVPAGARVADLYAGAGLFTAWAAQLTGEAGSVLSVEGAPGSSRSAQALFAQTPHVEVVQSSVERVGERLRDRDIIVLDPPRAGAGEQVIASLDATAAREIVYVSCEPSSFARDAKSLLARGWQLGDLRVFDLYPNTHHMESVALFTRSRRR, translated from the coding sequence ATGACGCAGACACTGACGCTTGACATCGGTCCGATGGCGCACGGCGGCCACTGTGTGGCCCGCCACGAGGGCAGAGTCGTCTTCGTGCGGCACGCGATTCCCGGGGAGACGGTCCGCGCGCGCGTCACCGAAGGTGGCCCCGGAGCGAAGTACTGGCGCGCCGACGTCGTCGAGGTGCTGAGTCCCTCGGACTATCGACGGCGGCACATCTGGAAGCTCGCGGACTCGCTGCGCGCCCACGAGAATGACCGTCTGCCGGTCGGGGGCGCCGAGTTCGGGCACATCACCGATCAGCATCAGCGTCGGCTCAAGGCTCAGGTCTTCCGAGACACGATGCAGCGCATCGGGGGGTTCTCCACCCATGACCAGCATCTGAAGCTGGCGACCGGAGACGGAGAGCTGCATGTGGAGGATGTCCTCTCCGAGGGCCCTTATCACGGGCTGCACTGGCGAACTCGGGTGAGCTTCGCGGTGAGCGCCGAGGGTGCGCTGAGCATGAAGCCGCACCGGAGCAACGAACTGATCGAGCTGCGCGGCATGCCGCTCGCCGTGGACTCGATCCACGAGAGCGGCATCTTCGGGTGGAGCTTTCTCGGCGCCGAGCGCGTGGACGCCGTCGCGGCGGCCGCCGGTGCCGAGGTGACGCTGCTGGTCCAGGCCCGCGCCGGGCTCACCGAGGCGCAGCGCGAGGACCTCTGCTCGCGGCTGCTTCAGCTCCACCACCGCGAGCCGGGAATCGCCAACATCGTGCTGGTGACCCCCGAGCCTGAGCCGACCCCCGCCCGCGGACGAGGGCGAAACACTCCGGGCCGCAGGGGGCGCGGCGGAAGAGCGCGTCCCGCCGCCGGCCAGGATGCGTCGACGGATCCCAGCCCCGCCGCCCCGCGCCGAGCCAGCTACGAGGTCCTCGCCGGGTCGCGAACGATCACCGAGCCGCTTCCGCTGGGCGGGTCGCAGGGCGCCACCTCCTCGGTCCAGGTCCAGCCCGAGGACTTCTGGCAGATCCACCGCAATGCCCCGTCGGCCCTGGTGGCCGCGGTCCACGCCATGGCAGACGTGCCGGCAGGAGCACGCGTGGCTGACCTCTACGCCGGTGCAGGGCTGTTCACCGCCTGGGCCGCGCAGCTCACCGGGGAGGCAGGATCGGTGCTCAGCGTGGAGGGTGCCCCGGGGTCCAGCCGCAGCGCTCAGGCGCTGTTCGCGCAGACGCCACACGTGGAGGTCGTCCAGTCCTCCGTGGAGCGCGTGGGCGAGCGGCTTCGTGACCGCGACATCATCGTCCTCGACCCACCGCGAGCCGGAGCGGGGGAGCAGGTGATCGCGTCGCTGGACGCCACAGCTGCCCGGGAGATCGTCTATGTCTCCTGCGAGCCGTCCTCCTTCGCTCGGGATGCGAAATCGCTGCTGGCCCGCGGATGGCAGCTGGGAGACCTCAGGGTCTTCGATCTGTACCCGAACACCCACCATATGGAGTCTGTCGCGCTGTTCACCCGGTCTCGCCGCAGGTGA
- a CDS encoding aconitate hydratase translates to MKNVDSYGAKGALSVDGTDYEIFRLNAVEGAETLPYSLKVLLENLLRTEDGANVTDEHIKALAQWDENAQPDTEIQFTPGRVLMQDFTGVPCVVDLATMREAVKELGGKPEQINPLAPAEMVIDHSVQIDSFGNSDSMERNMDIEYQRNGERYQFLRWGQTAFDDFKVVPPGMGIVHQVNIENLARTIMTREVDGALRAYPDTCVGTDSHTTMENGLGVLGWGVGGIEAEAAMLGQPISMLIPRVVGFKLSGSIPAGATATDVVLTITEMLREHGVVGKFVEFYGEGVAAVPLANRATIGNMSPEFGSTAAMFPIDQVTMDYLRLTGRTEDQLALVEAYAKEQGMWHDPSRELRFSEYMELDLSTVVPSIAGPKRPQDRIELTDAKQQFRKDIHNYAEASQANGHVDETSEESFPASDAPSHSATDEQSATDKPRETSGAHASGRPSNPTPVSMPDGREFELDHGAVSIASITSCTNTSNPNVMLAAGVLARNAVEKGLASKPWVKTSLAPGSKVVTDYYEKSGLTEYLEKIGFYLVGYGCTTCIGNSGPLEEEISQKIQEQDLAVTSVLSGNRNFEGRINPDVKMNYLASPPLVVAYALAGTMDFDFENEALGQDGDGKDIYLADIWPDPMEVEKIIEESIDTEMFTSKYATVFDGDHRWQELETPEGSTFAWDEKSTYVRKPPYFEGMTLEPDAVTDIEGARVLLKLGDSVTTDHISPAGSFKSDTPAGRYLLENGVERKNFNSYGSRRGNHEVMIRGTFANIRIKNELLDGVEGGYTRDFTQEGAPQEAVYDAAMNYQEAGTPLVVLGGKEYGSGSSRDWAAKGTSLLGVKAVITQSFERIHRSNLIGMGVLPLQFPAGESAETLGLDGFETYSISGVTELNEGTTPKTVKVTAVKDNGDEVSFDADVRIDTPGEADYYRNGGILQYVLRQLAKQ, encoded by the coding sequence GTGAAAAATGTGGACAGCTATGGGGCCAAGGGCGCACTCAGCGTCGATGGCACCGACTACGAAATCTTCCGACTCAACGCTGTGGAGGGGGCCGAGACCCTTCCCTACAGCCTGAAGGTCCTGCTGGAGAATCTCCTCCGCACCGAAGACGGCGCAAATGTGACCGATGAGCACATCAAGGCGCTCGCCCAGTGGGACGAGAACGCTCAACCGGACACCGAGATCCAGTTCACCCCCGGACGTGTGCTGATGCAGGACTTCACCGGCGTCCCCTGCGTCGTGGACCTGGCGACCATGCGTGAGGCCGTGAAGGAGCTCGGCGGCAAGCCTGAGCAGATCAACCCGCTGGCTCCTGCCGAGATGGTCATCGACCACTCGGTGCAGATCGATTCCTTCGGCAATTCTGACTCCATGGAACGCAACATGGACATCGAGTACCAGCGCAACGGCGAGCGGTACCAGTTCCTGCGCTGGGGCCAGACGGCCTTCGACGACTTCAAGGTCGTCCCCCCGGGCATGGGCATCGTCCACCAGGTCAACATCGAGAACCTGGCGCGGACCATCATGACGCGAGAGGTCGACGGCGCGCTGCGCGCGTACCCCGACACCTGCGTGGGCACTGACTCGCACACCACCATGGAGAACGGCCTGGGCGTGCTGGGCTGGGGCGTGGGCGGCATCGAGGCCGAGGCCGCGATGCTCGGCCAGCCCATCTCGATGCTGATTCCGCGCGTGGTCGGCTTCAAGCTCAGCGGCTCCATCCCCGCGGGTGCCACCGCCACCGACGTGGTGCTCACCATCACCGAGATGCTGCGCGAACACGGCGTCGTCGGCAAGTTCGTCGAGTTCTACGGCGAAGGCGTGGCGGCGGTGCCGCTGGCCAACCGCGCGACCATCGGCAACATGTCGCCGGAGTTCGGCTCCACCGCGGCGATGTTCCCGATCGACCAGGTGACCATGGACTACCTGCGCCTGACCGGGCGGACCGAGGATCAGCTCGCTCTGGTCGAGGCCTATGCCAAGGAACAGGGCATGTGGCACGATCCCTCCCGCGAGCTGCGCTTCTCCGAGTACATGGAACTCGACCTCTCCACCGTGGTGCCCTCGATCGCCGGGCCGAAGCGCCCGCAGGACCGGATCGAGCTGACCGACGCCAAGCAGCAGTTCCGCAAGGACATCCACAACTACGCGGAGGCCTCGCAGGCCAACGGCCACGTGGATGAGACCTCCGAGGAGTCCTTCCCGGCCTCCGACGCGCCCTCGCACTCGGCGACGGACGAACAGTCCGCCACCGACAAGCCGCGAGAGACCTCGGGCGCACACGCCAGCGGCCGCCCGTCGAACCCGACCCCGGTCTCGATGCCCGATGGACGCGAGTTCGAGCTGGATCACGGGGCAGTCTCCATCGCCTCGATCACCTCCTGCACCAACACCTCCAACCCCAACGTCATGCTCGCCGCCGGCGTGCTGGCGCGCAACGCCGTGGAGAAGGGGCTCGCCAGCAAGCCGTGGGTCAAGACCTCGCTCGCTCCGGGCTCGAAGGTGGTCACCGACTACTACGAGAAGTCAGGCCTGACCGAGTACCTGGAGAAGATCGGCTTCTACCTGGTCGGCTATGGCTGCACCACCTGCATCGGCAACTCGGGTCCGCTGGAGGAGGAGATCTCCCAGAAGATCCAGGAGCAGGACCTTGCTGTCACCTCCGTGCTCTCCGGAAACCGCAACTTCGAGGGACGCATCAACCCCGATGTGAAGATGAACTACCTGGCCTCCCCGCCGCTCGTGGTGGCCTACGCGCTGGCCGGCACGATGGACTTCGACTTCGAGAACGAGGCCCTGGGTCAGGACGGTGACGGCAAGGACATCTACCTCGCTGACATCTGGCCGGACCCCATGGAGGTCGAGAAGATCATCGAGGAGTCGATCGACACCGAGATGTTCACGTCCAAGTACGCGACGGTCTTCGACGGAGACCACCGCTGGCAGGAGCTGGAGACCCCCGAGGGCTCCACCTTCGCCTGGGACGAAAAGTCCACGTACGTGCGCAAGCCCCCCTACTTCGAGGGCATGACGCTGGAGCCGGACGCGGTCACCGACATCGAGGGCGCTCGGGTGCTGCTCAAGCTCGGCGATTCGGTCACCACCGACCACATCTCGCCGGCGGGCTCCTTCAAGTCCGACACCCCTGCCGGGCGGTACCTGCTGGAGAACGGAGTGGAGCGCAAGAACTTCAACTCCTACGGCTCCCGCCGAGGCAACCACGAGGTCATGATCCGCGGCACGTTCGCGAACATCCGCATCAAGAACGAGCTCCTCGACGGCGTGGAGGGCGGCTACACCCGCGACTTCACCCAGGAGGGCGCCCCGCAGGAGGCCGTCTACGACGCGGCGATGAACTACCAGGAGGCGGGCACTCCGCTGGTGGTCCTGGGCGGCAAGGAGTACGGCTCCGGATCCTCGCGCGACTGGGCCGCCAAGGGCACCAGCCTGCTCGGTGTGAAGGCGGTCATCACCCAGTCCTTCGAGCGGATCCACCGTTCGAACCTCATCGGCATGGGTGTGCTCCCGCTGCAGTTCCCCGCGGGCGAGTCTGCCGAGACGCTGGGTCTGGACGGCTTCGAGACCTACTCGATCTCCGGGGTGACCGAGCTCAACGAGGGCACCACGCCGAAGACCGTGAAGGTCACCGCGGTCAAGGACAACGGTGATGAGGTCAGCTTCGACGCCGACGTGCGCATCGACACCCCCGGCGAGGCCGACTACTACCGCAACGGCGGCATCCTGCAGTACGTGCTGCGTCAGCTCGCCAAGCAGTAG